A single window of Penaeus vannamei isolate JL-2024 chromosome 24, ASM4276789v1, whole genome shotgun sequence DNA harbors:
- the LOC138866250 gene encoding crossover junction endonuclease MUS81-like isoform X1 (The sequence of the model RefSeq protein was modified relative to this genomic sequence to represent the inferred CDS: added 165 bases not found in genome assembly): MSGKGRSPHKKKYRRTKRTYKHPNPLFEKWLKEWQDEAERRHSNMKYNFQRARKSLKLFPLPLYSGKDCKVLANFGDKICQLIDQRLEEYQEENGPVNWDEFHQVQEEPQVKKRGRPRKNTSNSLDGSTETESRLSGTSASLQVQEKKGKSPGGKRGRAYVPAPRSGAYGLLMALYSASKEDDYPGYMGRKELIEAATPLCDVSFTHSAEGSHYTAWSSMSTLVKKELVRKESNPGRYYLTSEGEALGAKISQLEDGCVIGSPRKSPQATQTSEEVIVLSSRSCSPVIPNEDFTSQALQSFKGVCESVNTEYSGKVSKNPDTESTVSVKRKGPDIDSKRARKISKSLTSPVKNTLMEDDHLSSPEHFVFSYITSLEVETPMRDRAVVSVEEDGFLGYLVKCRYSALSASGLVYRLDDYRTAPPGYVYAYLSNECAPTMCPGLRSPTRPKSAANVCQPSVPVAKAPFGTHFSGNTEKKSSEVKKQAVNSTGTAFSKEMNQAPTGPTKNLYLPLSEKQNTLDSCMTKTKTTQVSRDPLYSLCPGQFDIVLCVDNCEITGGFTGGKSSTREIIITELDKHGIKYDVRKLHVGDFLWVCQERVPLSGERRELVLPYIVERKRMDDLASSIRDGRFREQKFRLKQSGLSKPIYLVEEYGSKHMSLPETTCLQAVVNTHIVDEFTVKVTKDQRESAAYLTIMTRCLQSMYQGKLLKAMSREHFKEGLENPTTQEIVTSLMTFSEFNSSSVKNRQLEVREMFAKHLLQIHGVSVDKARAVVDKFGTPRQLMEAYRNVTSSEVGENMLANLKCGKAGRNLGTVLSATIYKMYSNKTLN; the protein is encoded by the exons ATGAGTGGAAAGGGCAGATCTCCTCATAAGAAGAAATATCGACGTACGAAAAGAACTTACAAACACCCCAATCCTCTCTTCGAAAAGTGGCTTAAGGAGTGGCAGGATGAGGCCGAGCGAAGACATTCCAACATGAAGTACAATTTCCAAAGA gcAAGGAAGTCCTTAAAACTATTCCCACTTCCTCTGTATAGTGGGAAAGATTGCAAGGTTTTAGCTAATTTTGGTGATAAGATCTGCCAGTTAATTGACCAGCGTTTGGAAGAGTACCAAGAAGAGAATGGACCTGTTAATTGGGATGAATTTCATCAG GTGCAAGAAGAGCCTCAGGTTAAGAAAAGAGGTAGACCTAGAAAGAATACCTCTAATAGTCTGGATGGTAGTACTGAAACAGAATCTCGACTATCAGGGACCTCTGCCAGTCTTCAGGTTCAGGAGAAAAAG GGGAAAAGTCCGGGTGGGAAAAGAGGACGAGCATATGTACCTGCACCAAGATCTGGGGCTTACGGTCTCCTCATGGCCCTCTACAGTGCCTCCAAGGAAGATGACTATCCAG gttatatgggaaggaaggaattgaTAGAAGCTGCCACCCCTCTTTGCGATGTGTCTTTCACCCACTCAGCTGAAGGCTCGCATTACACCGCCTGGTCCTCCATGAGTACCTTGGTCAAGAAGGAGCTTGTGCGTAAAGAGAGTAATCCAGGAAG ATATTATCTAACATCAGAAGGAGAGGCATTAGGAGCCAAAATCTCACAACTTGAAGATGGTTGTGTCATTGGTTCTCCAAGGAAAAGTCCCCAGGCCACACAGACAAGTGAAGAAGTCATAGTCTTGTCATCTAGGAGCTGCAGTCCTGTCATCCCAAATGAGGACTTCACCAGTCAAGCTTTACAGAGTTTCAAAGGAGTATGTGAAAGTGTAAACACAGAATATAGTGGGAAAGTCAGTAAAAATCCTGATACAGAATCGACAGTTTCTGTTAAGAGGAAAGGGCCTGATATTGACAGCAAGAGAGCCAGAAAGATCAGTAAAAGTTTGACTTCTCCTGTGAAGAACACTTTAATGGAAGATGATCATTTAAGTTCTCCAG AACACTTTGTATTTAGCTACATTACAAGTTTGGAAGTGGAAACACCCATGCGTGACCGAGCAGTTGTCAGCGTTGAGGAAGATGGCTTTCTGGGTTATTTGGTAAAGTGTCGTTATTCTGCACTCTCAGCCTCTGGGCTTGTTTATCGCTTGGATGATTACAG AACAGCTCCTCCGGGATATGTTTATGCTTATTTGTCCAATGAGTGTGCTCCCACCATGTGCCCAGGCCTTCGTTCCCCAACACGTCCCAAGTCTGCAGCAAATGTTTGTCAACCGTCAGTACCAGTTGCAAAAGCACCTTTTGGCACTCATTTTTCTGGAAACACAG AAAAGAAATCTTCAGAAGTAAAGAAACAAGCTGTTAATTCAACAGGAACAGCTTTTAGTAAGGAGATGAATCAAGCACCTACAGGACCTACAAAGAACTTGTATTTACCTTTGTCAGAGAAACAGAACACATTAGATTCATGTATGACCAAGACTAAGACAACCCAGGTGTCTAGAGACCCTCTGTATTCTCTCTGTCCTGGCCAGTTTGACATTGTATTGTGCGTTGACAATTGTGAAATAACAGGCGG GTTTACAGGTGGTAAAAGCAGCACCAGAGAAATCATAATCACAGAGCTAGACAAACATGGAATCAAGTACGATGTGCGAAAGCTTCACGTAGGAGATTTCTTGTGGGTATGCCAGGAGCGTGTCCCTTTAAGTGGAGAG CGGAGAGAACTTGTCTTGCCATACATTGTTGAGCGCAAGAGGATGGATGACCTTGCTTCAAGTATCAGAGACGGTAGATTCCGAGAACAAAAATTTCGCCTTAAGCAAAGTGGACTCTCCAAACCCATTTATCTGGTAGAAGAATATGGCAGCAAGCACATGAG CTTACCTGAAACCACGTGCCTGCAGGCTGTGGTTAACACACACATAGTTGATGAGTTTACCGTGAAGGTGACAAAGGATCAACGGGAATCAGCTGCCTATCTAACAATCATGACTCGATGCCTCCAAAGCATGTATCAG GGCAAGCTCTTAAAAGCAATGAGTAGAGAGCATTTTAAAGAAGGTTTAGAAAATCCCACAACTCAGGAGATTGTAACATCACTGATGACCTTCAGTGAATTCAACTCCTCATCCGTCAAGAATCGGCAGCTTGAAGTGAGGGAAATGTTTGCCAAACATCTTC
- the LOC138866250 gene encoding crossover junction endonuclease MUS81-like isoform X2 (The sequence of the model RefSeq protein was modified relative to this genomic sequence to represent the inferred CDS: added 165 bases not found in genome assembly), which translates to MSGKGRSPHKKKYRRTKRTYKHPNPLFEKWLKEWQDEAERRHSNMKYNFQRARKSLKLFPLPLYSGKDCKVLANFGDKICQLIDQRLEEYQEENGPVNWDEFHQVQEEPQVKKRGRPRKNTSNSLDGSTETESRLSGTSASLQVQEKKGKSPGGKRGRAYVPAPRSGAYGLLMALYSASKEDDYPGYMGRKELIEAATPLCDVSFTHSAEGSHYTAWSSMSTLVKKELVRKESNPGRYYLTSEGEALGAKISQLEDGCVIGSPRKSPQATQTSEEVIVLSSRSCSPVIPNEDFTSQALQSFKGVCESVNTEYSGKVSKNPDTESTVSVKRKGPDIDSKRARKISKSLTSPVKNTLMEDDHLSSPEHFVFSYITSLEVETPMRDRAVVSVEEDGFLGYLVKCRYSALSASGLVYRLDDYRTAPPGYVYAYLSNECAPTMCPGLRSPTRPKSAANVCQPSVPVAKAPFGTHFSGNTGTAFSKEMNQAPTGPTKNLYLPLSEKQNTLDSCMTKTKTTQVSRDPLYSLCPGQFDIVLCVDNCEITGGFTGGKSSTREIIITELDKHGIKYDVRKLHVGDFLWVCQERVPLSGERRELVLPYIVERKRMDDLASSIRDGRFREQKFRLKQSGLSKPIYLVEEYGSKHMSLPETTCLQAVVNTHIVDEFTVKVTKDQRESAAYLTIMTRCLQSMYQGKLLKAMSREHFKEGLENPTTQEIVTSLMTFSEFNSSSVKNRQLEVREMFAKHLLQIHGVSVDKARAVVDKFGTPRQLMEAYRNVTSSEVGENMLANLKCGKAGRNLGTVLSATIYKMYSNKTLN; encoded by the exons ATGAGTGGAAAGGGCAGATCTCCTCATAAGAAGAAATATCGACGTACGAAAAGAACTTACAAACACCCCAATCCTCTCTTCGAAAAGTGGCTTAAGGAGTGGCAGGATGAGGCCGAGCGAAGACATTCCAACATGAAGTACAATTTCCAAAGA gcAAGGAAGTCCTTAAAACTATTCCCACTTCCTCTGTATAGTGGGAAAGATTGCAAGGTTTTAGCTAATTTTGGTGATAAGATCTGCCAGTTAATTGACCAGCGTTTGGAAGAGTACCAAGAAGAGAATGGACCTGTTAATTGGGATGAATTTCATCAG GTGCAAGAAGAGCCTCAGGTTAAGAAAAGAGGTAGACCTAGAAAGAATACCTCTAATAGTCTGGATGGTAGTACTGAAACAGAATCTCGACTATCAGGGACCTCTGCCAGTCTTCAGGTTCAGGAGAAAAAG GGGAAAAGTCCGGGTGGGAAAAGAGGACGAGCATATGTACCTGCACCAAGATCTGGGGCTTACGGTCTCCTCATGGCCCTCTACAGTGCCTCCAAGGAAGATGACTATCCAG gttatatgggaaggaaggaattgaTAGAAGCTGCCACCCCTCTTTGCGATGTGTCTTTCACCCACTCAGCTGAAGGCTCGCATTACACCGCCTGGTCCTCCATGAGTACCTTGGTCAAGAAGGAGCTTGTGCGTAAAGAGAGTAATCCAGGAAG ATATTATCTAACATCAGAAGGAGAGGCATTAGGAGCCAAAATCTCACAACTTGAAGATGGTTGTGTCATTGGTTCTCCAAGGAAAAGTCCCCAGGCCACACAGACAAGTGAAGAAGTCATAGTCTTGTCATCTAGGAGCTGCAGTCCTGTCATCCCAAATGAGGACTTCACCAGTCAAGCTTTACAGAGTTTCAAAGGAGTATGTGAAAGTGTAAACACAGAATATAGTGGGAAAGTCAGTAAAAATCCTGATACAGAATCGACAGTTTCTGTTAAGAGGAAAGGGCCTGATATTGACAGCAAGAGAGCCAGAAAGATCAGTAAAAGTTTGACTTCTCCTGTGAAGAACACTTTAATGGAAGATGATCATTTAAGTTCTCCAG AACACTTTGTATTTAGCTACATTACAAGTTTGGAAGTGGAAACACCCATGCGTGACCGAGCAGTTGTCAGCGTTGAGGAAGATGGCTTTCTGGGTTATTTGGTAAAGTGTCGTTATTCTGCACTCTCAGCCTCTGGGCTTGTTTATCGCTTGGATGATTACAG AACAGCTCCTCCGGGATATGTTTATGCTTATTTGTCCAATGAGTGTGCTCCCACCATGTGCCCAGGCCTTCGTTCCCCAACACGTCCCAAGTCTGCAGCAAATGTTTGTCAACCGTCAGTACCAGTTGCAAAAGCACCTTTTGGCACTCATTTTTCTGGAAACACAG GAACAGCTTTTAGTAAGGAGATGAATCAAGCACCTACAGGACCTACAAAGAACTTGTATTTACCTTTGTCAGAGAAACAGAACACATTAGATTCATGTATGACCAAGACTAAGACAACCCAGGTGTCTAGAGACCCTCTGTATTCTCTCTGTCCTGGCCAGTTTGACATTGTATTGTGCGTTGACAATTGTGAAATAACAGGCGG GTTTACAGGTGGTAAAAGCAGCACCAGAGAAATCATAATCACAGAGCTAGACAAACATGGAATCAAGTACGATGTGCGAAAGCTTCACGTAGGAGATTTCTTGTGGGTATGCCAGGAGCGTGTCCCTTTAAGTGGAGAG CGGAGAGAACTTGTCTTGCCATACATTGTTGAGCGCAAGAGGATGGATGACCTTGCTTCAAGTATCAGAGACGGTAGATTCCGAGAACAAAAATTTCGCCTTAAGCAAAGTGGACTCTCCAAACCCATTTATCTGGTAGAAGAATATGGCAGCAAGCACATGAG CTTACCTGAAACCACGTGCCTGCAGGCTGTGGTTAACACACACATAGTTGATGAGTTTACCGTGAAGGTGACAAAGGATCAACGGGAATCAGCTGCCTATCTAACAATCATGACTCGATGCCTCCAAAGCATGTATCAG GGCAAGCTCTTAAAAGCAATGAGTAGAGAGCATTTTAAAGAAGGTTTAGAAAATCCCACAACTCAGGAGATTGTAACATCACTGATGACCTTCAGTGAATTCAACTCCTCATCCGTCAAGAATCGGCAGCTTGAAGTGAGGGAAATGTTTGCCAAACATCTTC